The genomic segment GGCTGCGGCGTTGGTGTTGGCTGCGGCGTTGCTGTCGGGGCGACCGTTGGCGTAGCCGTCGGCATCGGCGTTGGTGTGGGGGTGGCAACGGGGACGACGGTGACACCCACGATCACCGTTGGCTGCTTCACGATCGTCGGGGTCGGCGTTGGACTCGGCAACGGCACGGGGGTCAGGCCGCCACTGACCACCGTCCCCTTCTTGATCGGGGTCGGGGTTGGCGTCGGCTCGGTGTCGAGGGCGGTTGTCGGCCCGGTCACTGTCGCTGGCACAGCGGTGAGGGGCGGTTTGGGCGTTGGTGTTGCAGTCGGCGTCAGTGTCGGGGTCGGTGTTGGCGCGGGAAGGCACAGCAGAAGCTGGATCAGTTGCACCTGGGTATCATCGCCGATCGCGACGTCCAGCACGCCTGCAGCGAGGATCGTGCTGAGCTGCGATGCGCTGAACACGTAGGAGAAGGGGACAAAGTTCGGATAATTGCTCGGCGTCCAGGCATTGGGCATGACGCCTGCCGTGCTCCCGCTCGTGCCGAACTGAAACTGCCCGAGTTGCGTCGGCGTTGCCCCACTGTACAGCTTGGTTCGATCGTCCTGTGACGCTGGGGAGGCTGGAGGGCGTGCCGAGATGTGCAGGATACCGGCGAGTGGCGTCGTAGGTGCACTGACGGTGAAGGTATGGAGATACCAGGTCGATCCTGACATAACGCTCAGGTTGATCTGGCTGTAGTATGACGGGTTACCGAGGGTCGTGAGCAAGGCAGGGCGCGGAGTCAGCGCTTGGCCGTTGCCGACACCTTGTGCCACCTGGACTGTTCCAGCCGGGCACCACGTGTTGCCACTGCTTGCCCCGGGAGTTGGTAAGGGGATCGTCGGGGTCGGCGATGGCGTCGGGGATGCTGGCTGCCCAGCAAGCCAGCCGCTACACGCTGCCAGCACAAGTGCACTCACGAGCAGCGCAATCAGCCAAAACGGTCGAGGAGAAAACAGGATTCGCACGTCCCACTCCTTTCATGACGCACCCAGACACGAGCACCGTCGGCAACGATCAGCGGTCTTGCGGCTCCGGGTGCGTCACCGTGCGGTGCGCATCCCGTTCTCCCGATACAACGCGTGAGCTGCGTGATTCCTTACACGTGTTATCGGCAAACGAGCGTCAATGTATGCGTCGAACCGCGCGCCAGGGGCAGGTGGCGCGTCCCCTGGCCGAGCAATTCCTGCCCGTCCCACAGGACCTGCGCAAGATCGACGTCAATGCGGATCTGGACGGGTACCCCGTCGATGGCCAGGTCGGCTGCAGCCGGCGTTACCGTCGTACGCAGTGTGCCAAGCGGCAGGTGCCAGTGCACCGGCTGACCTGGCTCCAGCACGGTTGGTAACCCGGTTGCTCGCGCTACAAGATCACCAGCCCCGCCAAAGCGCAACTCAAGCGGCGGACAGTTAGCAGTCTGGAGGGAAACGTCAACGGTGCCCCAGAGCGCTCCAGCCACGCCGAGCGCGGTCAAGGCGACGAGGGCAACCGTCCCGATCACGACTTTCCCCAACGCCGTGCTGGTCAACCAGTGACCGGCGCGAGACGGCGCCGAGGATGGTGTTGCTGGCGCAGTTGCGGGCCGCATTGCCTGCGTGACCCGCTCGCGCAGTGTCTCTCGCAAGGCTGGACTTGGCACAATGGGCACAAGCGCCGGGAGGAGTTCAACTGCGGTCGCGTAGCGGCGGCGGTTACGCTGGCAAACCTCGCACTGGTTGGCATGACGCGCAACGGCTCGCCGCAATGCTGGCGTTAAGTCAGCCGGAAGGGTGTAGCCGGCCAGCAAGGACGCAAGGGCGGGGCAGTCGGCGCGTCCACGCTTGGCCAGGATGAGCGTGGTGAGACTCTCCTCAAGGGCGTCGCGAAGGCGGCTCAGGCGCGTGTGGATGCTGCCGCGGCTTGCGCCGGTTGCCTGCGCGATTTCCTCGGGCGAAAGGCCTTGCCGCACGCTGAGATCGAGCAAGGCATAGTCAGCCGGGTTCAGCCCACGGGCTGCCTGCCAGACGAGGGCCGCGAGCTCAGCTTGCGACGCAGCAGCCTCAGGGTCATCACCAGCCCCGCTGCTCAGCTGGGCCGGTTGCCACTCGTCTCCCTCCGGCGTGCGCAGCGCCGACAGCGGCGTTGTCCGCCGGCGGCGCAGCTGGTCGATCGCCACGTTCCGGGCAATCGTGAAGAGCCATGGACGCACGCCACCCTGCGGTGGGCGCTCGCGCAACGCCGTCAGGGCTTTGAGGAATGTCTCCTGGGTCGCATCAGCCGCTGCCTCGCGGTCGCCGAGCAGCCGGGCCGTAAAGTCATAGATCCGGTCGACATACCGTTCATAGAGCGTGACGAACGCGTTGTCGTCACCGTGTGAGAAGCGGTACACGAGTTCATCATCAGTTGGGGCAAGCGCGATCTCCGTTGTCATGGCACGGTACCCACGCCCAGTCCTGACTCCCCATGGAAAATTCTTGGCAGCGATCGTAGCATACCCACGCCAGGGACGCGAGTCAGAGGGGCGGATAAACCACCCCGCTGTGTATTCCACGCAGACCCCTGCCTGTTTCTCACAGGATGAGCCTTCCGCTCTAGCGTAAGCGTTTCCTGGAACCAGAACGCGTCGCGCATTGCACTCCACCCTCAGGCTGGACAGCTCTGGCGGAAACGTCTTCTGGAGCCAGAACAGTCACCCGCCTGCTCCTGCAGCAACGTCGCCGCAGTGGATACTGCTCGCGCCCACTGTGTTGCGGTGAGGCGTGCTGCGTTGTTCGTGGTTGCTCGCTGCCTCGCTGTCCTGGCGAGGGA from the Thermorudis peleae genome contains:
- a CDS encoding sigma-70 family RNA polymerase sigma factor, producing the protein MTTEIALAPTDDELVYRFSHGDDNAFVTLYERYVDRIYDFTARLLGDREAAADATQETFLKALTALRERPPQGGVRPWLFTIARNVAIDQLRRRRTTPLSALRTPEGDEWQPAQLSSGAGDDPEAAASQAELAALVWQAARGLNPADYALLDLSVRQGLSPEEIAQATGASRGSIHTRLSRLRDALEESLTTLILAKRGRADCPALASLLAGYTLPADLTPALRRAVARHANQCEVCQRNRRRYATAVELLPALVPIVPSPALRETLRERVTQAMRPATAPATPSSAPSRAGHWLTSTALGKVVIGTVALVALTALGVAGALWGTVDVSLQTANCPPLELRFGGAGDLVARATGLPTVLEPGQPVHWHLPLGTLRTTVTPAAADLAIDGVPVQIRIDVDLAQVLWDGQELLGQGTRHLPLARGSTHTLTLVCR